Sequence from the Arvicola amphibius chromosome 3, mArvAmp1.2, whole genome shotgun sequence genome:
CACAGAGTGCACCTTGGTGTAAGGACAGCTGTTGTGGGCTCTGCCTACCAGACTCCTGAGCGTCCCAGATGGGATCGCCTCTAGCCCGGAGTAGATGTCCCCTGAACCTGTGTGTAGGTCCCAAGGGTCAGTTCCTGCCTGTGGCGTGAGGTGACCTCCAGGGAGTCCATAGTTCCATGACACTCCTCTTGTTTCATCAGCTCAGAGCTCTCAGGCTGCACGGTGCGCATAAAGACATCCATGGAGAAGCTCACCCTGGCCTCCCCACAGCTACACTGAGTCGCCACCTTCCCATAGTCGATCCACCTGGGGGTGGCGAAATTGATGGCCTCTGCGCAGTTGAAGCCGTGGTTAAAGCCTGCGTGATAGCCGTAGGGAAAGGTGACCATGAACTCCCCAGCCTCCTGCGTCATGCGTCCAAAGGGGATGCCATTCTCCTTGAGCACAGTGGGGGAGATGAGTGCCACCTTGTGTCTCATGAAGGCCTGGCAGCCCTGGGAGCTGCCCGGGAACAGCTGTCTGGCCAGGTGTTCCAGGCGCCGGCCATGCTCGGGGGGCACCGCGTACCACGTCTTGGGCTGCCCAAAGTGCAGGTAGTTGATACTATAGAGATCCATGTCCTCTGTATGCCACGCGAAGGTGGTCTTCCACATGCCAAAGTACAGGTAGGGCGTGTTGACGCCCTCAATCACAATGCCGCATTCCTGCTTCAAGAGGTCCAAGAGGCTTCCCAGGTGTCCCACGTTCCAATGTTGAGTGTTCTCGTCAAACAGGGAGCCGCTGACATCCGCACCATAAATTGGCGACCCAAAGTACCGATTCTTCCAGTATTTTCTCTTCAGATCTTCAAAATTCAAGTGTGGCGGTGTCTGGTAGGTTTTGCTGTTGGCCAAGTCACGGTACTGTCTCACTGTCATGGCTTTCTTCTTCTTATGGAACTGTGTGTAAACACCGGCCTTGCCAGACACCATTTGCTGCAGGGGAGTGCCTATTACCATGTCCCTGACGTCTTCATAGGACTGCCGGGCTCTCTATTCCTTGGGTGGGATGACTTTGGCCAGTCCAGCTCGGTGCGCCCCCTGGGATTCCATGTAGGCTATATATTTGCTGAAATCTGAAAATTCGCTCATGGTTGGGCAGAAGGTCATGATGGTGCTGCCTGT
This genomic interval carries:
- the LOC119809261 gene encoding LOW QUALITY PROTEIN: lysine-specific demethylase 4D-like (The sequence of the model RefSeq protein was modified relative to this genomic sequence to represent the inferred CDS: substituted 1 base at 1 genomic stop codon), giving the protein MSSEHRGPQSTGSTIMTFCPTMSEFSDFSKYIAYMESQGAHRAGLAKVIPPKEXRARQSYEDVRDMVIGTPLQQMVSGKAGVYTQFHKKKKAMTVRQYRDLANSKTYQTPPHLNFEDLKRKYWKNRYFGSPIYGADVSGSLFDENTQHWNVGHLGSLLDLLKQECGIVIEGVNTPYLYFGMWKTTFAWHTEDMDLYSINYLHFGQPKTWYAVPPEHGRRLEHLARQLFPGSSQGCQAFMRHKVALISPTVLKENGIPFGRMTQEAGEFMVTFPYGYHAGFNHGFNCAEAINFATPRWIDYGKVATQCSCGEARVSFSMDVFMRTVQPESSELMKQEECHGTMDSLEVTSRHRQELTLGTYTQVQGTSTPG